From Deltaproteobacteria bacterium, the proteins below share one genomic window:
- the yajC gene encoding preprotein translocase subunit YajC: MWDVAYAQAGGGPSTFISMLPLVLIFAVFYFLLIRPQQRKAKDHRNMLAQLKRNDEVMTTGGVFGKILGLTDTEVTLEVAPNVKIKVGRSYIAQLFRTEKTAGAKEAKGK; the protein is encoded by the coding sequence ATGTGGGACGTAGCCTATGCGCAGGCCGGAGGCGGCCCCAGCACATTCATCAGCATGTTGCCCCTCGTGCTGATCTTCGCGGTCTTCTACTTCCTCCTGATCCGGCCGCAGCAGCGCAAGGCCAAGGATCACCGCAACATGCTGGCACAGCTCAAGCGCAACGACGAGGTCATGACCACGGGCGGCGTGTTCGGCAAGATCCTTGGACTGACCGACACCGAGGTCACGCTCGAAGTGGCCCCCAACGTCAAGATCAAGGTGGGCCGGAGCTACATCGCCCAGCTTTTCAGAACAGAGAAGACCGCCGGCGCCAAGGAGGCCAAGGGCAAGTAG